Proteins from a single region of Ziziphus jujuba cultivar Dongzao chromosome 1, ASM3175591v1:
- the LOC107413117 gene encoding phytochrome E isoform X4, whose protein sequence is MERGSGERGTTTFSSSAASNMRPNTNTNTSTTQKGKEIAQYNADAGLMAEFEHSGVSGKSFNYSRSVLDAPLTVPEEQITAYLSKIQRGGLIQPFGCMLAIEESTFKIIGFSENCFEFLGLGSQFESNQLKGLIGIDARALFTPSSGASLAKAVASREISLLNPIWVCSRSNHRPFYAILHRIDVGTVIDLEPARSGDPALSFAGAVQSQKLAIRAISRLQSLPGGDIGVLCDIVVEEVQKLTGYDRVMVYKFHEDDHGEVVSEIRRSDLEPYLGLHYPATDIPQAARFLFKQNRVRMICDCNANPVKVIQSEDLKQPLCLVNSTLRSPHGCHTQYMNNMGSIASLVMAVIINGNDATKLWGLVVCHHTSSRYVPFPLRYACEFFMQAFGLQLYMELQLASQLAEKKILRTQTLLCDMLLRDAPFGVVTQTPSIMDLVKCDGAALYYGGTCWLLGVTPTESEVKDIAEWLLRNHGDSTGLSTDSLADAGYPGAALLGDAVCGMATARITTKDFLFWFRSHTAKEMKWGGAKHHPEDKDDGGRMHPRSSFIAFLEVVKSRSLPWEVSEINAIHSLQLVMRDSFQDMEDSGSKAVNYSRQSDDTELRGMDKLSFVACEMVKLIETATVPIFGVDSGGLINGWNAKIAELTGLQANEAMGKSLVNEVIHEDSRRVVGHLLNRALQGEEDRNIEIKLKNFGLSQENKIIYIVANTCTSRDYTNAVVGVCFVGQDVTCEKVVMDKFIRLQGDYKAIIQSLNPLIPPIFASDENACCSEWNAAMAKLTGWRRDEVLGKMLTGEIFGSFCRLKGQDTLTKFMILLYQGISGQDIEKVPFEFFDRRGKFVEVLLTANKRIDAGGNIIGCFCFLQIVVPDLQQTLEGCSQEDRAHYSKLKELTYIRQEMKNPLNGIRFTHKLLENTAISDNQKQFLDTSDACERQILTIIEDMDLGSIEEGSIELNMEEFLLGDVLDAIVSQVMIMIRQKNLQLFHEIPKELKSLRLYGDRMKLQLVLSDFFLNVVHHAPVSNGWVEIKISPRLKFMKDVNEFIRLQFRMTHPGQGIPSALIQDMIEGGNQWTTKEGLGLNLSRKLVNRMNGQVQYIREHNKCFFLIDLEFKMVKNNGGSLADTGRITS, encoded by the exons ATGGAGCGTGGAAGTGGAGAAAGAGGCACTACAACTTTCTCATCATCAGCTGCAAGCAACATGAGGCCCAACACCAACACTAACACCAGCACCACCcaaaaaggtaaagaaattGCTCAGTACAATGCAGATGCTGGGCTTATGGCTGAGTTTGAACACTCTGGTGTCTCTGGTAAGTCCTTTAACTATTCAAGATCAGTTCTTGATGCTCCACTGACTGTACCTGAGGAACAAATTACTGCTTACTTGTCAAAAATCCAGAGGGGTGGTCTCATCCAGCCCTTTGGCTGTATGCTCGCAATTGAGGAGTCCACTTTCAAGATTATCGGTTTCAGTGAGAATTGCTTTGAATTCTTGGGTTTAGGCAGTCAGTTTGAGTCAAACCAGTTGAAGGGTCTGATTGGAATTGATGCTAGAGCACTTTTTACACCTTCTTCTGGTGCTTCACTGGCGAAAGCTGTTGCTTCCAGAGAGATATCACTGTTGAACCCCATTTGGGTTTGTTCTAGGAGTAACCATAGGCCATTTTATGCTATACTACATAGAATTGATGTGGGAACTGTAATTGACTTGGAGCCTGCTAGGTCGGGTGACCCTGCATTGTCATTTGCAGGTGCAGTGCAGTCACAGAAACTTGCTATTCGAGCAATTTCTAGGCTGCAGTCTCTTCCTGGGGGAGATATTGGTGTGTTATGTGACATAGTTGTTGAGGAAGTTCAGAAACTTACTGGGTATGATAGAGTTATGGTTTATAAGTTCCATGAGGATGATCATGGTGAAGTGGTGTCTGAAATCAGGAGGTCAGATTTAGAACCTTACTTGGGTTTACACTATCCTGCCACAGATATTCCACAGGCTGCTCGGTTCTTGTTCAAGCAGAACCGTGTTAGAATGATTTGTGATTGCAATGCAAACCCGGTTAAGGTCATCCAAAGTGAAGACTTAAAACAGCCTCTGTGCTTGGTCAACTCAACCCTCAGGTCACCACATGGTTGCCACACACAGTACATGAACAACATGGGTTCAATTGCCTCATTAGTAATGGCAGTTATTATAAATGGTAATGATGCAACAAAGCTTTGGGGGTTGGTAGTGTGCCACCATACTTCCTCCCGGTATGTCCCTTTCCCACTTCGTTATGCTTGTGAGTTTTTTATGCAGGCATTCGGTCTGCAGCTCTATATGGAGCTTCAGTTGGCATCACAATTGGCAGAGAAAAAGATTCTCAGAACACAAACCTTACTATGTGACATGCTTCTCCGAGATGCCCCATTTGGTGTTGTGACTCAGACCCCTAGTATAATGGATCTTGTGAAGTGTGATGGGGCTGCACTGTATTATGGAGGAACATGTTGGTTACTGGGTGTAACTCCAACTGAATCAGAGGTGAAAGATATTGCAGAGTGGTTGCTTCGTAATCATGGTGATTCTACAGGGTTGAGTACTGATAGTTTGGCAGATGCTGGTTATCCAGGTGCTGCTTTGCTAGGTGATGCTGTTTGTGGGATGGCTACTGCAAGAATCACTACAAAGGATTTCTTATTTTGGTTCAGGTCTCACACTGCAAAGGAAATGAAATGGGGAGGGGCTAAGCATCATCCTGAGGATAAGGATGATGGTGGAAGAATGCACCCTAGATCATCATTTATAGCTTTTCTTGAAGTAGTGAAGAGTAGAAGTTTGCCTTGGGAGGTTTCAGAAATAAATGCTATTCACTCTTTACAGCTTGTAATGAGAGATTCGTTTCAGGATATGGAGGACAGCGGTTCTAAGGCAGTGAATTATTCCCGGCAGAGTGATGATACTGAGTTGCGAGGGATGGATAAACTCAGTTTTGTTGCATGTGAGATGGTTAAATTAATTGAGACAGCAACAGTTCCAATTTTTGGGGTTGATTCAGGTGGTCTTATTAATGGATGGAATGCAAAAATTGCTGAATTGACGGGCTTACAAGCTAACGAAGCTATGGGGAAGTCCCTAGTTAATGAAGTCATCCACGAGGACTCACGTAGAGTTGTAGGACATCTTCTAAACAGAGCTTTGCAag GTGAGGAAGACCGGAATATTGagataaaactgaaaaattttgGGCTTTCAcaggaaaacaaaattatatatattgtggcCAATACATGCACTAGTAGAGATTACACAAACGCAGTGGTTGGGGTGTGTTTTGTGGGCCAAGATGTTACTTGTGAAAAAGTTGTTATGGATAAATTCATCCGCTTGCAAGGCGATTACAAGGCTATCATACAGAGTCTTAATCCACTGATTCCTCCCATATTTGCATCTGATGAGAATGCCTGCTGTTCTGAATGGAATGCTGCAATGGCAAAACTGACTGGTTGGAGAAGAGATGAAGTTCTCGGTAAAATGCTAACTGGCGAAATCTTTGGAAGTTTCTGTAGGCTAAAAGGTCAAGATACACTAACTAAATTCATGATTCTTTTATATCAAGGAATCAGTGGTCAAGATATTGAGAAAGTCCCATTTGAGTTTTTTGATAGAAGAGGGAAATTTGTTGAGGTTTTATTAACAGCAAACAAGAGGATCGATGCTGGTGGCAACATAATTGGATGTTTCTGTTTCCTCCAGATTGTTGTGCCCGATCTGCAGCAAACCTTAGAAGGATGCAGTCAGGAAGATAGAGCACATTACTCAAAACTTAAAGAGTTGACTTATATAAGACAAGAGATGAAAAATCCGTTAAACGGTATTCGATTTACACACAAGCTCCTGGAAAATACGGCTATATCAGATAATCAGAAGCAATTTCTTGATACTAGTGATGCATGTGAAAGACAGATACTGACAATCATAGAGGATATGGATTTGGGAAGCATAGAGGAAGG CAGCATAGAGCTGAACATGGAGGAATTTCTGTTGGGAGATGTTTTGGATGCCATTGTTAGTCAAGTAATGATCATGATTAGGCAAAAGAATTTGCAGCTTTTTCATGAGATTCCGAAAGAACTAAAATCATTACGTCTCTATGGCGATCGGATGAAGCTTCAGTTGGTCTTGTCAGATTTCTTTCTCAATGTGGTGCATCATGCACCTGTCTCAAATGGCTGGGTTGAAATCAAAATTTCCCCTCGCCTGAAGTTTATGAAGGATGTCAATGAATTTATTCGTTTACAGTTCAG AATGACTCACCCCGGTCAAGGCATTCCTTCTGCTCTAATTCAAGACATGATCGAGGGAGGAAACCAATGGACAACAAAGGAAGGACTCGGGCTAAACTTGTCTAGGAAACTTGTCAATAGGATGAATGGTCAGGTCCAGTACATTAGAGAGCATAATAAATGTTTCTTCCTCATCGACCTCGAatttaaaatggtaaaaaataatGGAGGATCACTGGCAGATACAGGCAGGATTACTTCTTAA
- the LOC107413117 gene encoding phytochrome E isoform X5 — protein sequence MERGSGERGTTTFSSSAASNMRPNTNTNTSTTQKGKEIAQYNADAGLMAEFEHSGVSGKSFNYSRSVLDAPLTVPEEQITAYLSKIQRGGLIQPFGCMLAIEESTFKIIGFSENCFEFLGLGSQFESNQLKGLIGIDARALFTPSSGASLAKAVASREISLLNPIWVCSRSNHRPFYAILHRIDVGTVIDLEPARSGDPALSFAGAVQSQKLAIRAISRLQSLPGGDIGVLCDIVVEEVQKLTGYDRVMVYKFHEDDHGEVVSEIRRSDLEPYLGLHYPATDIPQAARFLFKQNRVRMICDCNANPVKVIQSEDLKQPLCLVNSTLRSPHGCHTQYMNNMGSIASLVMAVIINGNDATKLWGLVVCHHTSSRYVPFPLRYACEFFMQAFGLQLYMELQLASQLAEKKILRTQTLLCDMLLRDAPFGVVTQTPSIMDLVKCDGAALYYGGTCWLLGVTPTESEVKDIAEWLLRNHGDSTGLSTDSLADAGYPGAALLGDAVCGMATARITTKDFLFWFRSHTAKEMKWGGAKHHPEDKDDGGRMHPRSSFIAFLEVVKSRSLPWEVSEINAIHSLQLVMRDSFQDMEDSGSKAVNYSRQSDDTELRGMDKLSFVACEMVKLIETATVPIFGVDSGGLINGWNAKIAELTGLQANEAMGKSLVNEVIHEDSRRVVGHLLNRALQDLNAQSPSVPAEICNNQEHCEEDRNIEIKLKNFGLSQENKIIYIVANTCTSRDYTNAVVGVCFVGQDVTCEKVVMDKFIRLQGDYKAIIQSLNPLIPPIFASDENACCSEWNAAMAKLTGWRRDEVLGKMLTGEIFGSFCRLKGQDTLTKFMILLYQGISGQDIEKVPFEFFDRRGKFVEVLLTANKRIDAGGNIIGCFCFLQIVVPDLQQTLEGCSQEDRAHYSKLKELTYIRQEMKNPLNGIRFTHKLLENTAISDNQKQFLDTSDACERQILTIIEDMDLGSIEEGCTTTCIPVNI from the exons ATGGAGCGTGGAAGTGGAGAAAGAGGCACTACAACTTTCTCATCATCAGCTGCAAGCAACATGAGGCCCAACACCAACACTAACACCAGCACCACCcaaaaaggtaaagaaattGCTCAGTACAATGCAGATGCTGGGCTTATGGCTGAGTTTGAACACTCTGGTGTCTCTGGTAAGTCCTTTAACTATTCAAGATCAGTTCTTGATGCTCCACTGACTGTACCTGAGGAACAAATTACTGCTTACTTGTCAAAAATCCAGAGGGGTGGTCTCATCCAGCCCTTTGGCTGTATGCTCGCAATTGAGGAGTCCACTTTCAAGATTATCGGTTTCAGTGAGAATTGCTTTGAATTCTTGGGTTTAGGCAGTCAGTTTGAGTCAAACCAGTTGAAGGGTCTGATTGGAATTGATGCTAGAGCACTTTTTACACCTTCTTCTGGTGCTTCACTGGCGAAAGCTGTTGCTTCCAGAGAGATATCACTGTTGAACCCCATTTGGGTTTGTTCTAGGAGTAACCATAGGCCATTTTATGCTATACTACATAGAATTGATGTGGGAACTGTAATTGACTTGGAGCCTGCTAGGTCGGGTGACCCTGCATTGTCATTTGCAGGTGCAGTGCAGTCACAGAAACTTGCTATTCGAGCAATTTCTAGGCTGCAGTCTCTTCCTGGGGGAGATATTGGTGTGTTATGTGACATAGTTGTTGAGGAAGTTCAGAAACTTACTGGGTATGATAGAGTTATGGTTTATAAGTTCCATGAGGATGATCATGGTGAAGTGGTGTCTGAAATCAGGAGGTCAGATTTAGAACCTTACTTGGGTTTACACTATCCTGCCACAGATATTCCACAGGCTGCTCGGTTCTTGTTCAAGCAGAACCGTGTTAGAATGATTTGTGATTGCAATGCAAACCCGGTTAAGGTCATCCAAAGTGAAGACTTAAAACAGCCTCTGTGCTTGGTCAACTCAACCCTCAGGTCACCACATGGTTGCCACACACAGTACATGAACAACATGGGTTCAATTGCCTCATTAGTAATGGCAGTTATTATAAATGGTAATGATGCAACAAAGCTTTGGGGGTTGGTAGTGTGCCACCATACTTCCTCCCGGTATGTCCCTTTCCCACTTCGTTATGCTTGTGAGTTTTTTATGCAGGCATTCGGTCTGCAGCTCTATATGGAGCTTCAGTTGGCATCACAATTGGCAGAGAAAAAGATTCTCAGAACACAAACCTTACTATGTGACATGCTTCTCCGAGATGCCCCATTTGGTGTTGTGACTCAGACCCCTAGTATAATGGATCTTGTGAAGTGTGATGGGGCTGCACTGTATTATGGAGGAACATGTTGGTTACTGGGTGTAACTCCAACTGAATCAGAGGTGAAAGATATTGCAGAGTGGTTGCTTCGTAATCATGGTGATTCTACAGGGTTGAGTACTGATAGTTTGGCAGATGCTGGTTATCCAGGTGCTGCTTTGCTAGGTGATGCTGTTTGTGGGATGGCTACTGCAAGAATCACTACAAAGGATTTCTTATTTTGGTTCAGGTCTCACACTGCAAAGGAAATGAAATGGGGAGGGGCTAAGCATCATCCTGAGGATAAGGATGATGGTGGAAGAATGCACCCTAGATCATCATTTATAGCTTTTCTTGAAGTAGTGAAGAGTAGAAGTTTGCCTTGGGAGGTTTCAGAAATAAATGCTATTCACTCTTTACAGCTTGTAATGAGAGATTCGTTTCAGGATATGGAGGACAGCGGTTCTAAGGCAGTGAATTATTCCCGGCAGAGTGATGATACTGAGTTGCGAGGGATGGATAAACTCAGTTTTGTTGCATGTGAGATGGTTAAATTAATTGAGACAGCAACAGTTCCAATTTTTGGGGTTGATTCAGGTGGTCTTATTAATGGATGGAATGCAAAAATTGCTGAATTGACGGGCTTACAAGCTAACGAAGCTATGGGGAAGTCCCTAGTTAATGAAGTCATCCACGAGGACTCACGTAGAGTTGTAGGACATCTTCTAAACAGAGCTTTGCAag ATCTTAATGCTCAGTCACCGTCTGTTCCAGCAGAAATTTGCAATAATCAGGAGCATT GTGAGGAAGACCGGAATATTGagataaaactgaaaaattttgGGCTTTCAcaggaaaacaaaattatatatattgtggcCAATACATGCACTAGTAGAGATTACACAAACGCAGTGGTTGGGGTGTGTTTTGTGGGCCAAGATGTTACTTGTGAAAAAGTTGTTATGGATAAATTCATCCGCTTGCAAGGCGATTACAAGGCTATCATACAGAGTCTTAATCCACTGATTCCTCCCATATTTGCATCTGATGAGAATGCCTGCTGTTCTGAATGGAATGCTGCAATGGCAAAACTGACTGGTTGGAGAAGAGATGAAGTTCTCGGTAAAATGCTAACTGGCGAAATCTTTGGAAGTTTCTGTAGGCTAAAAGGTCAAGATACACTAACTAAATTCATGATTCTTTTATATCAAGGAATCAGTGGTCAAGATATTGAGAAAGTCCCATTTGAGTTTTTTGATAGAAGAGGGAAATTTGTTGAGGTTTTATTAACAGCAAACAAGAGGATCGATGCTGGTGGCAACATAATTGGATGTTTCTGTTTCCTCCAGATTGTTGTGCCCGATCTGCAGCAAACCTTAGAAGGATGCAGTCAGGAAGATAGAGCACATTACTCAAAACTTAAAGAGTTGACTTATATAAGACAAGAGATGAAAAATCCGTTAAACGGTATTCGATTTACACACAAGCTCCTGGAAAATACGGCTATATCAGATAATCAGAAGCAATTTCTTGATACTAGTGATGCATGTGAAAGACAGATACTGACAATCATAGAGGATATGGATTTGGGAAGCATAGAGGAAGG GTGTACAACAACCTGTATTCCAGTGAATATCTAA